In the Lepus europaeus isolate LE1 chromosome 18, mLepTim1.pri, whole genome shotgun sequence genome, one interval contains:
- the MINK1 gene encoding misshapen-like kinase 1 isoform X10, with amino-acid sequence MGDPAPARSLDDIDLSALRDPAGIFELVEVVGNGTYGQVYKGRHVKTGQLAAIKVMDVTEDEEEEIKQEINMLKKYSHHRNIATYYGAFIKKSPPGNDDQLWLVMEFCGAGSVTDLVKNTKGNALKEDCIAYICREILRGLAHLHAHKVIHRDIKGQNVLLTENAEVKLVDFGVSAQLDRTVGRRNTFIGTPYWMAPEVIACDENPDATYDYRSDIWSLGITAIEMAEGAPPLCDMHPMRALFLIPRNPPPRLKSKKWSKKFIDFIDTCLIKTYLSRPPTEQLLKFPFIRDQPTERQVRIQLKDHIDRSRKKRGEKEETEYEYSGSEEEDDSHGEEGEPSSIMNVPGESTLRREFLRLQQENKSNSEALKQQQQQQQLQQQRDPEAHIKHLLHQRQRRIEEQKEERRRVEEQQRREREQRKLQEKEQQRRLEDMQALRREEERRQAEREQEYKRKQLEEQRQSERLQRQLQQEHAYLKSLQQQQQLQKQPPQILPADRKPLYHYGRGVTPADKPAWAREVEERTRMNKQQNSPLAKTKPSSTGPEPPAPQASPSPPGPLSQTPPMQRPVEPQEGPHKSLQDQPTRNLAAFPASHDPDPAVAAPAATPSARGAVTRQNSDPTSEGPGPSPNPPAWVRPDSEAPPKVPQRTSSIATALNTSGAAGSRPAQAVRARPRSNSAWQIYLQRRAERGAPKPPGPPAQPPGPPNASSNPDLRRSDPGWERSDSVLPASHGHLPQAGSLERNRVGATTKLDSSPVLSPGNKAKPDDHRSRPGRPADFVLLKERTLDEAPRPPKKAMDYSSSSEEVESSEDDEEEGDGEPAEGSRDTPGGRSDGDTDSVSTMVVHDVEETAGTQPPYGGGTMLVQRTPEEERSLLHSDSNGYTNLPDVVQPSHSPTENSKGQSPPSKDGSSDYQSRGLVKAPGKSSFTMFVDLGLYQAGGSGDTIPITALVGGEGARLDQLQYDVRKGSVVNVNPTNTRAHSETPEIRKYKKRFNSEILCAALWGVNLLVGTENGLMLLDRSGQGKVYGLIGRRRFQQMDVLEGLNLLITISGKRNKLRVYYLSWLRNKILHNDPEVEKKQGWTTVGDMEGCGHYRVVKYERIKFLVIALKSSVEVYAWAPKPYHKFMAFKSFADLPHRPLLVDLTVEEGQRLKVIYGSSAGFHAVDVDSGNSYDIYIPVHIQSQITPHAIIFLPNTDGMEMLLCYEDEGVYVNTYGRIIKDVVLQWGEMPTSVAYICSNQIMGWGEKAIEIRSVETGHLDGVFMHKRAQRLKFLCERNDKVFFASVRSGGSSQVYFMTLNRNCIMNW; translated from the exons gacCCTGCTGGGATCTTTGAGCTGGTGGAAGTGGTCGGCAATGGAACCTACGGACAGGTGTACAAG GGTCGGCATGTCAAGACCGGGCAGCTGGCTGCCATCAAGGTCATGGACGTCACAGAG GACGAGGAGGAAGAGATCAAACAGGAGATCAATATGCTGAAAAAATACTCTCACCACCGCAACATCGCCACCTACTATGGGGCCTTCATCAAGAAGAGCCCCCCTGGAAACGACGACCAGCTCTGG CTGGTGATGGAGTTCTGTGGTGCTGGCTCCGTGACCGACCTGGTGAAGAACACCAAGGGGAACGCCCTGAAGGAGGACTGCATCGCCTACATCTGCCGGGAGATTCTCAGG GGTCTGGCGCATCTCCACGCGCACAAGGTGATTCATCGAGACATCAAGGGGCAGAACGTGCTGCTGACCGAGAACGCTGAGGTTAAGCTAG TGGATTTTGGGGTGAGCGCTCAGCTGGATCGCACTGTGGGCAGGCGGAACACTTTCATTGGGACCCCGTACTGGATGGCCCCAGAGGTCATTGCCTGTGATGAGAACCCCGATGCCACCTACGATTACAGG AGTGACATCTGGTCTCTCGGAATCACAGCCATCGAGATGGCGGAGGGAGCCCCCC ctctgtgTGACATGCACCCCATGCGAGCCCTCTTCCTCATCCCTCGGAACCCCCCGCCCCGGCTCAAGTCCAAGAAGTG GTCGAAGAAGTTCATCGATTTCATCGACACCTGTCTCATCAAGACTTACCTGAGCCGCCCACCCACGGAGCAGCTACTCAAGTTTCCCTTCATCCGCGACCAGCCCACAGAGCGGCAGGTCCGCATCCAGCTCAAGGACCACATTGACCGTTCCCGGAAGAAGCGGGGTGAGAAAG AGGAGACCGAGTACGAGTACAGCGGCAGTGAGGAGGAAGACGACAGCCACGGAGAGGAAGGAGAGCCAAG CTCCATCATGAACGTGCCCGGGGAGTCCACACTGCGCCGGGAGTTCCTCCGGCTCCAGCAGGAGAACAAGAGCAACTCGGAGGCgctgaagcagcagcagcagcagcagcagctgcagcagcagcgcGACCCCGAGGCGCACATCaagcacctgctgcaccagcggCAGCGGCGCATAGAGGAGCAGAAGGAGGAGCGGCGGCGCGTGGAGGAG CAACAGCGGCGGGAGCGGGAGCAGCGCAAGCTGCAGGAGAAGGAGCAGCAGCGGCGGCTGGAGGATATGCAGGCGCTGCGGCGGGAGGAGGAGCGGCGGCAGGCCGAGCGGGAGCAG GAGTACAAGCGGAAGCAGCTGGAGGAGCAGCGGCAGTCGGAGCGCCTGCAGAGGCAGCTGCAGCAGGAGCACGCCTACCTCAAgtccctgcagcagcagcagcagctccagaaGCAGCCGCCGCAGATCCTGCCCGCGGACAGGAAGCCCCTCTACCACTATGGCCGGGGCGTCACCCCTGCCGACAAGCCAGCCTGGGCCCGAGAG GTGGAAGAGAGAACCAGGATGAACAAGCAGCAGAACTCTCCCTTGGCCAAGACCAAGCCGAGCAGCACGGGAcctgagccccctgccccccaggcctcccccagccccccaggaccCCTGTCTCAAACTCCTCCTATGCAGAGGCCGGTGGAGCCCCAGGAAGGACCGCACAAG TCCCTGCAGGACCAGCCCACCCGAAacctggctgccttcccagcctcccacgaCCCAGACCCTGCTGTCGCCGCACCTGCTGCCACGCCTAGTGCCCGCGGAGCTGTCACCCGACAGAATTCAGACCCCACCTCTgaagggcctgggcccagccccaatcCCCCAGCCTGGGTCCGGCCAGACAGTGAGGCCCCGCCCAAG GTGCCCCAGAGGACCTCATCTATCGCCACTGCCCTTAACACCAGTGGGGCCGCAGGGTCCCGGCCAGCGCAGGCTGTCCGAGCCAG ACCTCGCAGCAACTCCGCCTGGCAGATCTACCTGCAAAGGCGGGCAGAGCGGGGCGCCCCCAAGCCTCCAGGGCCCCCTGCTCAGCCCCCTGGCCCGCCCAACGCCTCTAG TAACCCTGACCTCAGGAGGAGCGATCCTGGCTGGGAGCGCTCAGACAGTGTCCTCCCAGCTTCTCACGGGCACCTCCCGCAGGCTGGCTCACTGGAGCGAAACCGAGTGGGAG CTACCACCAAACTGGACAGCTCCCCAGTGCTGTCCCCCGGGAACAAAGCCAAGCCCGACGACCACCGCTCTCGGCCAGGCCGGCCCGCA GATTTTGTGCTGCTGAAAGAGCGGACCCTGGACGAGGCCCCGCGGCCGCCCAAAAAAGCCATGGACTACTCCTCGTCCAGCGAGGAGGTGGAGAGCAGTGAGGACGACGAGGAGGAGGGCGACGGCGAGCCTGCGGAGGGCAGCAGAGACACCCCCGGGGGCCG CAGCGACGGAGACACAGACAGCGTCAGCACCATGGTGGTCCACGATGTGGAGGAGACGGCCGGGACCCAGCCCCCCTACGGGGGTGGCACGATGCTGGTGCAGCGA ACCCCAGAGGAGGAGCGAAGCCTGCTGCACTCAGACAGCAATGGCTACACGAACCTGCCGGACGTGGTCCAGCCGAGCCACTCGCCCACCGAGAACAGCAAAGGCCAGAGCCCCCCCTCAAAGGATGGAAGCAGTGAC TACCAGTCCCGTGGCCTGGTCAAGGCCCCCGGCAAGAGCTCCTTCACCATGTTTGTGGACCTAGGGCTCTACCAGGCTGGAGGCAGTGGGGACACCATCCCCATCACAG CCCTGGTGGGTGGAGAGGGCGCTCGGCTCGATCAGCTGCAGTACGACGTGAGGAAGGGCTCCGTGGTCAACGTGAATCCCACCAACACTCGGGCCCACAGCGAGACCCCCGAGATCCGCAAGTACAAGAAGCGCTTCAACTCGGAGATCCTCTGTGCCGCCCTCTGGG GGGTCAACCTGCTGGTGGGCACGGAGAACGGGCTCATGCTGCTGGACCGGAGCGGGCAGGGCAAGGTGTACGGCCTCATTGGGCGGCGCCGCTTCCAGCAGATGGACGTGCTGGAGGGGCTCAACCTGCTCATCACCATCTCAG GGAAGAGGAACAAACTGCGGGTGTATTACCTGTCCTGGCTCCGGAACAAGATTCTGCACAATGACCCGGAAGTGGAAAAGAAGCAGGGCTGGACCACTGTGGGGGACATGGAGGGCTGTGGCCACTACCGCGTGG TGAAGTACGAGCGCATCAAGTTCCTGGTCATTGCCCTGAAGAGCTCCGTGGAGGTGTATGCCTGGGCCCCCAAGCCCTACCACAAATTCATGGCCTTCAAG TCCTTTGCCGACCTCCCGCACCGCCCTCTGCTGGTCGACCTCACggtggaggaggggcagcggCTCAAGGTCATCTACGGCTCCAGCGCCGGCTTCCACGCCGTGGATGTGGACTCTGGGAACAGCTACGACATCTACATCCCCGTGCAC ATTCAGAGCCAGATCACACCCCACGCCATCATCTTCCTCCCCAACACCGACGGCATGGAGATGCTGCTGTGCTACGAGGATGAGGGTGTCTACGTCAACACGTACGGGCGGATCATCAAGGACGTGGTGCTGCAGTGGGGCGAGATGCCCACCTCTGTGG CCTACATCTGCTCCAACCAGATCATGGGCTGGGGTGAGAAAGCCATCGAGATCCGCTCCGTGGAGACGGGCCACCTGGACGGGGTCTTCATGCACAAACGAGCCCAGAGGCTCAAGTTCCTGTGTGAGCGGAATGACAAG gtGTTTTTTGCCTCCGTCCGCTCCGGGGGCAGCAGCCAGGTTTACTTCATGACTCTGAACCGGAACTGCATCATGAACTGGTGA
- the MINK1 gene encoding misshapen-like kinase 1 isoform X8, whose protein sequence is MGDPAPARSLDDIDLSALRDPAGIFELVEVVGNGTYGQVYKGRHVKTGQLAAIKVMDVTEDEEEEIKQEINMLKKYSHHRNIATYYGAFIKKSPPGNDDQLWLVMEFCGAGSVTDLVKNTKGNALKEDCIAYICREILRGLAHLHAHKVIHRDIKGQNVLLTENAEVKLVDFGVSAQLDRTVGRRNTFIGTPYWMAPEVIACDENPDATYDYRSDIWSLGITAIEMAEGAPPLCDMHPMRALFLIPRNPPPRLKSKKWSKKFIDFIDTCLIKTYLSRPPTEQLLKFPFIRDQPTERQVRIQLKDHIDRSRKKRGEKEETEYEYSGSEEEDDSHGEEGEPSSIMNVPGESTLRREFLRLQQENKSNSEALKQQQQQQQLQQQRDPEAHIKHLLHQRQRRIEEQKEERRRVEEQQRREREQRKLQEKEQQRRLEDMQALRREEERRQAEREQEYKRKQLEEQRQSERLQRQLQQEHAYLKSLQQQQQLQKQPPQILPADRKPLYHYGRGVTPADKPAWAREVEERTRMNKQQNSPLAKTKPSSTGPEPPAPQASPSPPGPLSQTPPMQRPVEPQEGPHKSLVAHRVPLKPYAAPVPRSQSLQDQPTRNLAAFPASHDPDPAVAAPAATPSARGAVTRQNSDPTSEGPGPSPNPPAWVRPDSEAPPKVPQRTSSIATALNTSGAAGSRPAQAVRARPRSNSAWQIYLQRRAERGAPKPPGPPAQPPGPPNASSNPDLRRSDPGWERSDSVLPASHGHLPQAGSLERNRVGATTKLDSSPVLSPGNKAKPDDHRSRPGRPADFVLLKERTLDEAPRPPKKAMDYSSSSEEVESSEDDEEEGDGEPAEGSRDTPGGRSDGDTDSVSTMVVHDVEETAGTQPPYGGGTMLVQRTPEEERSLLHSDSNGYTNLPDVVQPSHSPTENSKGQSPPSKDGSSDYQSRGLVKAPGKSSFTMFVDLGLYQAGGSGDTIPITALVGGEGARLDQLQYDVRKGSVVNVNPTNTRAHSETPEIRKYKKRFNSEILCAALWGVNLLVGTENGLMLLDRSGQGKVYGLIGRRRFQQMDVLEGLNLLITISGKRNKLRVYYLSWLRNKILHNDPEVEKKQGWTTVGDMEGCGHYRVVKYERIKFLVIALKSSVEVYAWAPKPYHKFMAFKSFADLPHRPLLVDLTVEEGQRLKVIYGSSAGFHAVDVDSGNSYDIYIPVHIQSQITPHAIIFLPNTDGMEMLLCYEDEGVYVNTYGRIIKDVVLQWGEMPTSVAYICSNQIMGWGEKAIEIRSVETGHLDGVFMHKRAQRLKFLCERNDKVFFASVRSGGSSQVYFMTLNRNCIMNW, encoded by the exons gacCCTGCTGGGATCTTTGAGCTGGTGGAAGTGGTCGGCAATGGAACCTACGGACAGGTGTACAAG GGTCGGCATGTCAAGACCGGGCAGCTGGCTGCCATCAAGGTCATGGACGTCACAGAG GACGAGGAGGAAGAGATCAAACAGGAGATCAATATGCTGAAAAAATACTCTCACCACCGCAACATCGCCACCTACTATGGGGCCTTCATCAAGAAGAGCCCCCCTGGAAACGACGACCAGCTCTGG CTGGTGATGGAGTTCTGTGGTGCTGGCTCCGTGACCGACCTGGTGAAGAACACCAAGGGGAACGCCCTGAAGGAGGACTGCATCGCCTACATCTGCCGGGAGATTCTCAGG GGTCTGGCGCATCTCCACGCGCACAAGGTGATTCATCGAGACATCAAGGGGCAGAACGTGCTGCTGACCGAGAACGCTGAGGTTAAGCTAG TGGATTTTGGGGTGAGCGCTCAGCTGGATCGCACTGTGGGCAGGCGGAACACTTTCATTGGGACCCCGTACTGGATGGCCCCAGAGGTCATTGCCTGTGATGAGAACCCCGATGCCACCTACGATTACAGG AGTGACATCTGGTCTCTCGGAATCACAGCCATCGAGATGGCGGAGGGAGCCCCCC ctctgtgTGACATGCACCCCATGCGAGCCCTCTTCCTCATCCCTCGGAACCCCCCGCCCCGGCTCAAGTCCAAGAAGTG GTCGAAGAAGTTCATCGATTTCATCGACACCTGTCTCATCAAGACTTACCTGAGCCGCCCACCCACGGAGCAGCTACTCAAGTTTCCCTTCATCCGCGACCAGCCCACAGAGCGGCAGGTCCGCATCCAGCTCAAGGACCACATTGACCGTTCCCGGAAGAAGCGGGGTGAGAAAG AGGAGACCGAGTACGAGTACAGCGGCAGTGAGGAGGAAGACGACAGCCACGGAGAGGAAGGAGAGCCAAG CTCCATCATGAACGTGCCCGGGGAGTCCACACTGCGCCGGGAGTTCCTCCGGCTCCAGCAGGAGAACAAGAGCAACTCGGAGGCgctgaagcagcagcagcagcagcagcagctgcagcagcagcgcGACCCCGAGGCGCACATCaagcacctgctgcaccagcggCAGCGGCGCATAGAGGAGCAGAAGGAGGAGCGGCGGCGCGTGGAGGAG CAACAGCGGCGGGAGCGGGAGCAGCGCAAGCTGCAGGAGAAGGAGCAGCAGCGGCGGCTGGAGGATATGCAGGCGCTGCGGCGGGAGGAGGAGCGGCGGCAGGCCGAGCGGGAGCAG GAGTACAAGCGGAAGCAGCTGGAGGAGCAGCGGCAGTCGGAGCGCCTGCAGAGGCAGCTGCAGCAGGAGCACGCCTACCTCAAgtccctgcagcagcagcagcagctccagaaGCAGCCGCCGCAGATCCTGCCCGCGGACAGGAAGCCCCTCTACCACTATGGCCGGGGCGTCACCCCTGCCGACAAGCCAGCCTGGGCCCGAGAG GTGGAAGAGAGAACCAGGATGAACAAGCAGCAGAACTCTCCCTTGGCCAAGACCAAGCCGAGCAGCACGGGAcctgagccccctgccccccaggcctcccccagccccccaggaccCCTGTCTCAAACTCCTCCTATGCAGAGGCCGGTGGAGCCCCAGGAAGGACCGCACAAG AGCCTGGTGGCACACCGGGTCCCACTGAAGCCATATGCAGCACCTGTACCCCGATCCCAGTCCCTGCAGGACCAGCCCACCCGAAacctggctgccttcccagcctcccacgaCCCAGACCCTGCTGTCGCCGCACCTGCTGCCACGCCTAGTGCCCGCGGAGCTGTCACCCGACAGAATTCAGACCCCACCTCTgaagggcctgggcccagccccaatcCCCCAGCCTGGGTCCGGCCAGACAGTGAGGCCCCGCCCAAG GTGCCCCAGAGGACCTCATCTATCGCCACTGCCCTTAACACCAGTGGGGCCGCAGGGTCCCGGCCAGCGCAGGCTGTCCGAGCCAG ACCTCGCAGCAACTCCGCCTGGCAGATCTACCTGCAAAGGCGGGCAGAGCGGGGCGCCCCCAAGCCTCCAGGGCCCCCTGCTCAGCCCCCTGGCCCGCCCAACGCCTCTAG TAACCCTGACCTCAGGAGGAGCGATCCTGGCTGGGAGCGCTCAGACAGTGTCCTCCCAGCTTCTCACGGGCACCTCCCGCAGGCTGGCTCACTGGAGCGAAACCGAGTGGGAG CTACCACCAAACTGGACAGCTCCCCAGTGCTGTCCCCCGGGAACAAAGCCAAGCCCGACGACCACCGCTCTCGGCCAGGCCGGCCCGCA GATTTTGTGCTGCTGAAAGAGCGGACCCTGGACGAGGCCCCGCGGCCGCCCAAAAAAGCCATGGACTACTCCTCGTCCAGCGAGGAGGTGGAGAGCAGTGAGGACGACGAGGAGGAGGGCGACGGCGAGCCTGCGGAGGGCAGCAGAGACACCCCCGGGGGCCG CAGCGACGGAGACACAGACAGCGTCAGCACCATGGTGGTCCACGATGTGGAGGAGACGGCCGGGACCCAGCCCCCCTACGGGGGTGGCACGATGCTGGTGCAGCGA ACCCCAGAGGAGGAGCGAAGCCTGCTGCACTCAGACAGCAATGGCTACACGAACCTGCCGGACGTGGTCCAGCCGAGCCACTCGCCCACCGAGAACAGCAAAGGCCAGAGCCCCCCCTCAAAGGATGGAAGCAGTGAC TACCAGTCCCGTGGCCTGGTCAAGGCCCCCGGCAAGAGCTCCTTCACCATGTTTGTGGACCTAGGGCTCTACCAGGCTGGAGGCAGTGGGGACACCATCCCCATCACAG CCCTGGTGGGTGGAGAGGGCGCTCGGCTCGATCAGCTGCAGTACGACGTGAGGAAGGGCTCCGTGGTCAACGTGAATCCCACCAACACTCGGGCCCACAGCGAGACCCCCGAGATCCGCAAGTACAAGAAGCGCTTCAACTCGGAGATCCTCTGTGCCGCCCTCTGGG GGGTCAACCTGCTGGTGGGCACGGAGAACGGGCTCATGCTGCTGGACCGGAGCGGGCAGGGCAAGGTGTACGGCCTCATTGGGCGGCGCCGCTTCCAGCAGATGGACGTGCTGGAGGGGCTCAACCTGCTCATCACCATCTCAG GGAAGAGGAACAAACTGCGGGTGTATTACCTGTCCTGGCTCCGGAACAAGATTCTGCACAATGACCCGGAAGTGGAAAAGAAGCAGGGCTGGACCACTGTGGGGGACATGGAGGGCTGTGGCCACTACCGCGTGG TGAAGTACGAGCGCATCAAGTTCCTGGTCATTGCCCTGAAGAGCTCCGTGGAGGTGTATGCCTGGGCCCCCAAGCCCTACCACAAATTCATGGCCTTCAAG TCCTTTGCCGACCTCCCGCACCGCCCTCTGCTGGTCGACCTCACggtggaggaggggcagcggCTCAAGGTCATCTACGGCTCCAGCGCCGGCTTCCACGCCGTGGATGTGGACTCTGGGAACAGCTACGACATCTACATCCCCGTGCAC ATTCAGAGCCAGATCACACCCCACGCCATCATCTTCCTCCCCAACACCGACGGCATGGAGATGCTGCTGTGCTACGAGGATGAGGGTGTCTACGTCAACACGTACGGGCGGATCATCAAGGACGTGGTGCTGCAGTGGGGCGAGATGCCCACCTCTGTGG CCTACATCTGCTCCAACCAGATCATGGGCTGGGGTGAGAAAGCCATCGAGATCCGCTCCGTGGAGACGGGCCACCTGGACGGGGTCTTCATGCACAAACGAGCCCAGAGGCTCAAGTTCCTGTGTGAGCGGAATGACAAG gtGTTTTTTGCCTCCGTCCGCTCCGGGGGCAGCAGCCAGGTTTACTTCATGACTCTGAACCGGAACTGCATCATGAACTGGTGA